The Sulfurimonas lithotrophica genome includes a region encoding these proteins:
- a CDS encoding YceI family protein, producing MSLLKLGIISILLTSGLFAGTYNVDIHHSSVGFKVKHMMISNVKGKFDKFNGSFVFDEKTKTLKSLQGEVEAASINTENLKRDDHLRSDDFLDVKKYPKLTLKLTEIKDDEASGELTIHGITKTVKFDLETNDVIKDPWGNTRTGLTLEAKIVRQDFGLKWNKLLETGGLVVGDDVKISIELEGILSK from the coding sequence ATGAGTTTATTAAAATTAGGGATAATTTCTATTTTACTTACAAGCGGCTTGTTTGCAGGGACTTATAATGTTGATATTCATCACTCGAGTGTTGGATTTAAAGTTAAACATATGATGATATCAAACGTAAAAGGCAAGTTTGATAAATTTAACGGAAGTTTTGTTTTCGATGAGAAAACTAAAACCTTAAAATCACTTCAAGGCGAAGTAGAAGCTGCATCCATTAATACAGAAAATCTCAAAAGAGACGATCATTTACGTTCGGATGATTTTTTAGATGTTAAAAAGTATCCAAAGCTTACTCTAAAACTTACAGAAATTAAAGACGATGAAGCAAGTGGAGAATTAACTATTCACGGTATTACAAAAACTGTAAAGTTTGACCTTGAAACAAACGATGTAATTAAAGATCCTTGGGGTAATACAAGAACAGGGCTAACTTTAGAAGCAAAAATTGTTAGACAAGATTTTGGTTTGAAATGGAACAAACTCTTAGAAACCGGCGGTCTTGTAGTAGGAGATGATGTTAAAATCTCGATTGAATTAGAAGGTATTCTTTCTAAATAA
- a CDS encoding MarR family winged helix-turn-helix transcriptional regulator: MKVYLGKSYGLIADKSMATWIQLLKTFKKIRAKEAVYIKSFDLTMNQFEVLEVLYHRGDLSIGEITKLTLGTPGNITVVIKNLIKNGYINSIPNPKDKRFFIISITQKGIDVMDRLFPSHAKNFENYFEVLNDEETETLFKLLRKLHKSQ; encoded by the coding sequence ATGAAGGTATATTTAGGAAAAAGTTACGGTTTGATTGCCGATAAATCTATGGCAACATGGATACAGCTTTTAAAAACTTTTAAAAAGATAAGGGCTAAAGAAGCTGTATATATTAAATCATTTGATTTAACCATGAATCAATTTGAAGTTTTAGAGGTGCTTTATCACAGAGGTGATTTAAGTATCGGTGAGATAACTAAACTTACTCTTGGTACACCGGGCAATATAACCGTGGTTATAAAAAATTTAATAAAAAACGGTTATATAAATTCTATTCCCAACCCAAAGGACAAAAGATTTTTTATAATATCTATTACCCAAAAAGGTATAGATGTTATGGACAGGTTGTTTCCGAGTCATGCAAAAAACTTTGAGAACTATTTTGAAGTTTTAAATGATGAGGAGACAGAAACTTTATTCAAATTATTAAGAAAATTACATAAATCTCAGTAA
- a CDS encoding LemA family protein produces the protein MSTPLIILIVVILVLVLMYNSLVNKKNQVENIFASVDIQLKKRYDLIPNLVASVSKYMEHEKSLLEEVTKLRADANKANISDEKKIELDAKISSALGSLMIAVENYPDLKANENVMHLQRTLNEVEEQISASRRAYNQAVTDYNNAIEMIPTNFMASAMNYKRKQVFEIVEAERKNVDVKKLFNS, from the coding sequence ATGTCCACTCCGCTTATAATACTCATAGTTGTTATTCTAGTTCTTGTTTTAATGTATAACTCGCTTGTAAACAAAAAAAATCAAGTAGAAAATATATTTGCTTCAGTCGATATCCAACTTAAAAAGCGTTACGATTTAATTCCAAACTTAGTAGCCTCCGTTAGTAAATATATGGAACATGAAAAGTCCCTTTTAGAGGAAGTTACAAAACTTCGTGCAGATGCAAACAAAGCAAATATTTCTGATGAGAAAAAGATAGAACTAGATGCAAAAATAAGTTCAGCTCTTGGTTCTTTAATGATAGCGGTTGAGAATTATCCGGATTTAAAAGCAAACGAAAACGTAATGCATCTGCAACGCACGCTTAATGAAGTAGAGGAGCAGATATCTGCATCCAGACGTGCATATAACCAAGCCGTAACCGACTACAACAACGCCATAGAGATGATACCTACAAACTTTATGGCAAGTGCAATGAACTACAAAAGAAAACAGGTCTTTGAAATAGTTGAGGCTGAACGTAAAAACGTGGATGTCAAAAAACTTTTTAACAGCTAA
- a CDS encoding copper-transporting P-type ATPase: MNTESSYTCPMHPEVIQNKPGSCPKCGMALEFMISKTEEVVEKNYELDYMSRRFWISLFFSFPVFIVAMLNDLTPEYIPSGLSTLQIQWFLFLFSSPVVLWGGWPFFVRGYESVKTWNLNMFTLIAIGVGSAYIYSLVALFFPEFFPPLMQSEDGYVHVYFEAAAVITTLVLLGQVLELRARSKTNTAIKILLNLAPKKAHRVKDGVEEEVDIKHIKVGDILSIKPGEKIPVDGVVSDGESNVDESMITGEPIVIPKLKGDTLIGATINKNGTLKMRAEKIGSDTMLAQIVHMVSQAQLSRAPIQNLADKVSSYFVPAVVISAVLSFIVWYIFGPQPRLAYAIVSAVAVLIIACPCALGLATPISIMVATGRAALSGILIKDAKNIEIMEKVNVLVVDKTGTLTEGRPRVTSFFTEEGFDKTEVLKYAASLELSSEHPLSEAVVSYAKEQDLNMLDVKNFRAVTGEGIVGEIEAKKISIGSENFLQSLGISTVSVIEKADEVRKRGGGVVYIAIDSKLSGIMGLEDPIKETTKQALKDLKTNGIKVVMLSGDNETTANAVADKLGIDEVYADVMPDAKAEVITKLQKSGDVVAMAGDGINDAPSLAQADVGIAMGTGTDVAIESAGITLVKGDLLGIVKVLKLSRATMKNIRQNLFFAFVYNSAGVPIAAGVLYPFFGILLSPVIAATAMSFSSVSVIVNALRLKNIKT, from the coding sequence ATGAATACTGAAAGTTCTTATACCTGTCCGATGCATCCGGAAGTGATTCAAAACAAACCCGGCAGCTGTCCAAAATGCGGAATGGCATTGGAGTTTATGATATCAAAGACAGAAGAAGTAGTTGAGAAAAACTATGAACTGGACTATATGAGCAGACGGTTTTGGATAAGTTTATTTTTTTCTTTTCCCGTTTTTATAGTAGCTATGTTAAACGACTTAACACCTGAATATATACCTAGCGGTTTATCCACACTACAGATTCAGTGGTTTTTGTTTTTATTTTCAAGTCCCGTTGTATTATGGGGAGGATGGCCTTTTTTTGTACGTGGCTACGAGTCTGTAAAAACGTGGAATTTAAATATGTTTACCCTTATAGCTATCGGGGTTGGATCAGCTTATATCTACAGTTTAGTCGCACTGTTTTTTCCAGAATTTTTTCCTCCTCTTATGCAGAGCGAAGATGGATACGTCCATGTCTATTTTGAAGCAGCTGCCGTTATAACCACCTTGGTGCTTTTGGGACAAGTTCTTGAACTAAGAGCAAGAAGTAAAACAAATACGGCTATAAAAATTTTGTTAAATCTTGCTCCTAAAAAAGCCCATAGGGTTAAAGACGGAGTTGAAGAGGAAGTCGATATAAAACATATTAAAGTGGGCGATATATTAAGCATCAAACCTGGTGAGAAAATTCCAGTCGATGGAGTTGTTAGTGATGGAGAAAGTAATGTTGATGAGTCTATGATTACTGGAGAACCTATAGTAATCCCAAAATTAAAAGGTGACACATTAATCGGTGCAACGATAAATAAAAACGGAACACTTAAAATGAGAGCAGAGAAAATAGGAAGTGATACTATGCTTGCCCAGATTGTTCATATGGTATCTCAAGCACAACTCTCCCGTGCACCTATACAAAACTTGGCAGATAAAGTATCATCTTATTTTGTGCCTGCTGTTGTTATATCGGCAGTGTTGTCTTTTATAGTGTGGTATATTTTTGGTCCCCAGCCGCGTTTGGCATATGCCATAGTCTCTGCCGTTGCAGTTCTTATAATTGCGTGTCCGTGTGCCCTTGGTTTGGCTACACCTATCTCAATCATGGTAGCTACGGGAAGAGCTGCACTCTCAGGAATCTTAATAAAAGATGCAAAAAATATAGAGATAATGGAGAAGGTAAATGTACTTGTAGTAGATAAGACAGGGACATTAACAGAAGGAAGACCAAGAGTAACGAGTTTTTTTACAGAAGAGGGCTTTGATAAAACAGAGGTTTTAAAATATGCTGCGAGTTTAGAACTCTCAAGTGAGCACCCTTTGTCTGAAGCAGTTGTAAGTTATGCAAAAGAACAAGACTTAAATATGTTAGATGTAAAAAACTTTAGAGCAGTTACAGGGGAGGGCATCGTAGGTGAGATAGAAGCTAAAAAAATCTCAATAGGAAGTGAGAATTTTTTACAAAGTCTTGGCATCTCGACTGTGAGTGTAATTGAAAAAGCAGACGAGGTACGCAAAAGAGGCGGCGGTGTTGTCTATATTGCTATAGATTCCAAGCTAAGCGGAATCATGGGCTTGGAAGATCCGATAAAAGAGACAACAAAACAAGCACTAAAAGATTTAAAAACAAACGGTATAAAAGTAGTAATGTTAAGCGGAGATAACGAAACTACGGCAAATGCAGTTGCAGACAAACTAGGCATAGATGAGGTATATGCGGATGTTATGCCTGATGCCAAAGCAGAGGTAATAACAAAACTGCAAAAGAGCGGTGATGTCGTAGCTATGGCAGGTGATGGGATAAACGATGCACCATCTCTTGCACAGGCAGATGTAGGTATAGCAATGGGAACAGGTACAGACGTAGCTATTGAGAGTGCCGGAATAACGCTTGTAAAAGGTGATTTGCTTGGAATTGTGAAAGTATTAAAGCTCAGTCGTGCTACTATGAAAAATATACGACAAAATTTGTTTTTTGCTTTTGTGTATAACAGTGCGGGAGTTCCTATCGCGGCTGGAGTCTTATATCCGTTTTTTGGAATCTTGCTCTCACCCGTTATTGCGGCGACTGCTATGAGCTTTAGCTCGGTTTCGGTTATAGTAAACGCCCTGCGTCTAAAAAATATAAAGACATGA
- a CDS encoding NAD(P)/FAD-dependent oxidoreductase, translating to MKKVAIIGAGASGLICAIECARNSCNVDLYEQNQKVGKKILVSGNGRCNITNTDFSKDDYFSQNSSFVADALNEFNYQKFEKFCASIGLILDAKDDGKVYPLSNEAKSVVAIFKESALNMGVNIITDTKISDIKSITESYDAVVVATGSEAASHLGGCSDGLEFAKVYGHSIIPTYPSLVQLELSNSPHNKMSGAKVEGEVTLMINNQKSSSASGDILFTAYGVSGFAILDISREASEAILNYSAVDIILNLLPKYSQQKLSNHLNNLSKSIPQSSVLNAIHALLPVKIAKTILDVLNIDAQTKLQNLNMKDYKRIANQCLNWKFEVASTHGFRHAEVAGGGVNTDEINPKTMESKKQKNLYFSGEVLDVVGRRGGFNFAWGWASGYAAAKDITK from the coding sequence ATGAAAAAAGTAGCAATAATCGGAGCAGGCGCAAGCGGATTGATATGTGCAATAGAGTGTGCAAGAAACTCTTGCAATGTTGACTTGTATGAACAAAACCAAAAAGTAGGTAAAAAGATATTAGTATCTGGAAACGGTAGATGCAATATAACAAATACCGATTTTTCAAAAGATGATTATTTCTCACAAAACAGCTCTTTTGTAGCAGATGCACTAAATGAATTTAACTATCAAAAATTTGAGAAATTTTGTGCATCTATAGGGCTTATTTTAGATGCTAAGGATGATGGAAAAGTTTATCCTTTATCGAACGAAGCAAAATCAGTCGTAGCTATATTTAAAGAGAGTGCTTTAAATATGGGGGTAAATATCATAACTGATACTAAGATATCTGATATAAAAAGCATAACCGAGAGTTACGATGCAGTAGTAGTAGCTACCGGAAGTGAAGCGGCATCGCATCTTGGAGGATGTTCAGACGGACTAGAGTTTGCAAAAGTATATGGACATAGCATAATCCCTACATATCCCTCACTCGTTCAGCTTGAACTATCAAACTCTCCGCATAATAAAATGAGCGGTGCAAAGGTTGAGGGCGAAGTAACTTTGATGATTAATAATCAAAAAAGCTCATCTGCATCCGGAGATATTTTATTTACGGCTTACGGTGTTTCCGGTTTTGCCATACTCGATATCTCGCGTGAAGCTAGTGAAGCTATACTTAACTACTCTGCAGTGGATATTATCTTAAATCTTTTGCCAAAATATTCACAGCAAAAACTCTCAAACCACTTAAATAACCTTAGTAAATCAATCCCTCAAAGTTCGGTTTTAAACGCTATTCATGCACTGCTTCCTGTAAAAATAGCAAAAACAATCCTTGATGTTTTAAACATAGATGCACAAACAAAACTTCAAAATTTAAATATGAAAGACTATAAACGTATAGCCAATCAATGTTTAAACTGGAAGTTTGAAGTTGCATCTACACATGGTTTTCGTCATGCAGAAGTTGCAGGCGGTGGAGTAAATACGGATGAGATAAACCCAAAAACAATGGAGTCAAAAAAACAAAAGAATCTTTACTTTAGCGGTGAAGTCTTAGATGTTGTAGGACGACGCGGCGGATTTAACTTTGCTTGGGGCTGGGCAAGCGGATACGCGGCTGCAAAAGATATAACTAAATAA
- a CDS encoding endonuclease MutS2 gives MQIISQLDLSEHIAWFKSFFSRNSELYIEGDQELHYRYIKALDKLEFNAPPKVADFSTIKQHLKKHGVLNFEQIFEIVKVVRYFRYFKNRELEGIIGEWMQMFDFPQSFLDIEKYFTSEGKFEENLDSELFGLSQRIKEQKNNISVSLKRLISSAKITPYLLDTQLHFVNNEDCLLVRGGFNHVLKGAVVGRSSSGGFYVSPDSILKAKEQIRYINQEREAIFYKYSQEFSTVLKELQPFINFIDKEFSKFDNYQARVLFAKSQNLQIVKSNKDSKIVLKDFIHPALHNAKPVNVDFSKNVLMITGVNAGGKTMLLKSLLSAAFMAKYMIPMKLNEHKSSIGNFKKILSIIDDPQNVKNDISTFAGRMQEFSQIFTQRDALVGVDEIELGTDSDEAAALFKVILDELIKKNQKIIVTTHHKRLAALMADRDDVELMAAIYDEDARKPTYEFMHGIIGKSYAFETASRYGIAPHIVKEAKSVYGDNSEKLNLLIERGSQLERELKQKHLKVDEKLESLNKKELELKALKEDMLKEFDEQKSALKRSYETAINEAKSAARAGDTKAIHRAMNKANKNLPRDKKEEIQRDVVFNVGDQVKYHSQSGTIKALKGNKEAIVEVNGMTVRVKTKHLKPTKIIKPKPQTNVKVQVEKKAGLKCDLHGMRADEACETLDKFLSDALLNGWDEVIVYHGIGTGKLSYAVKNFLKAHPRVKSFTDAPPHLGGFGAKIISL, from the coding sequence ATGCAAATAATCTCACAACTAGACCTAAGTGAGCATATAGCTTGGTTTAAAAGCTTTTTCTCACGCAACTCCGAACTTTATATCGAAGGAGACCAAGAGCTCCATTACCGTTATATAAAAGCACTTGACAAGTTAGAATTTAATGCGCCTCCAAAGGTAGCGGATTTTTCAACTATTAAACAGCATCTAAAAAAACACGGTGTACTAAACTTTGAACAGATTTTTGAGATTGTAAAGGTAGTAAGGTATTTCCGTTATTTTAAAAATCGTGAACTAGAAGGAATAATCGGCGAATGGATGCAGATGTTTGATTTTCCACAGAGTTTTTTAGATATAGAGAAGTATTTTACAAGTGAAGGAAAGTTTGAAGAAAACCTTGATTCGGAACTTTTTGGACTCTCACAAAGAATAAAAGAGCAAAAAAACAATATATCGGTATCTCTAAAAAGATTAATCTCATCAGCTAAAATTACACCTTATCTTTTAGATACACAACTGCACTTTGTGAATAATGAAGACTGTCTGCTTGTTCGCGGAGGGTTTAACCATGTTCTAAAAGGAGCCGTAGTCGGTAGAAGTAGCAGCGGCGGATTTTACGTATCGCCTGATAGCATCTTAAAAGCAAAAGAACAAATTCGCTATATCAACCAAGAACGTGAAGCTATATTCTACAAATACTCCCAAGAGTTCTCCACAGTTTTAAAAGAGTTACAGCCATTTATAAACTTTATAGATAAAGAGTTCTCAAAGTTTGACAACTACCAGGCAAGAGTTCTGTTTGCAAAGAGTCAAAACCTTCAAATAGTAAAGTCAAACAAAGACTCAAAAATAGTTTTAAAAGATTTTATACACCCTGCCCTACATAATGCCAAACCGGTAAATGTAGATTTTTCCAAAAACGTTCTTATGATAACGGGTGTAAATGCCGGCGGTAAAACTATGCTTTTAAAGTCTCTGTTATCAGCCGCATTTATGGCAAAGTATATGATACCTATGAAGCTAAACGAACATAAAAGCTCAATTGGAAATTTTAAAAAGATTTTATCTATTATAGACGATCCTCAAAATGTTAAAAACGACATATCTACCTTTGCAGGGCGTATGCAGGAGTTTTCACAAATATTTACTCAAAGAGATGCACTCGTAGGTGTGGATGAGATAGAACTCGGAACCGACTCTGACGAAGCTGCAGCACTTTTTAAAGTGATTTTGGACGAGCTTATAAAAAAGAACCAAAAAATAATAGTAACTACTCACCACAAACGTCTTGCCGCACTTATGGCAGATCGTGATGATGTTGAACTTATGGCTGCGATTTACGATGAAGATGCACGCAAACCGACCTATGAATTTATGCACGGCATCATAGGTAAGAGTTACGCATTTGAGACTGCAAGCCGTTACGGAATAGCACCGCACATAGTTAAAGAAGCTAAAAGCGTATATGGTGATAATAGCGAAAAACTAAATCTTCTTATAGAACGTGGAAGTCAGCTTGAGCGTGAGTTAAAACAAAAACATCTCAAAGTTGATGAGAAACTTGAATCGTTAAATAAAAAAGAATTAGAATTAAAAGCTTTAAAAGAGGATATGTTAAAAGAGTTTGATGAGCAAAAATCCGCACTTAAACGTAGTTATGAAACAGCCATAAACGAAGCGAAATCCGCAGCTCGTGCAGGTGATACAAAAGCAATCCACCGTGCAATGAACAAGGCAAATAAAAATCTACCTCGCGATAAAAAAGAGGAGATACAAAGAGATGTTGTGTTTAATGTTGGAGACCAAGTCAAATACCACTCTCAAAGCGGTACTATTAAAGCCCTAAAAGGCAACAAAGAAGCTATAGTCGAAGTAAACGGAATGACGGTAAGAGTTAAGACAAAACATCTTAAACCTACTAAAATAATCAAACCAAAACCTCAAACAAACGTTAAAGTACAAGTTGAGAAAAAAGCGGGATTAAAATGTGATTTACACGGAATGCGTGCAGATGAGGCCTGTGAAACACTTGATAAGTTTTTATCCGATGCTCTTCTTAACGGTTGGGATGAAGTCATAGTTTACCACGGTATAGGTACGGGAAAACTCTCATATGCCGTTAAAAACTTTCTAAAAGCACATCCAAGAGTTAAAAGCTTTACCGATGCACCTCCTCATTTAGGCGGTTTTGGTGCGAAGATAATATCTTTATGA
- the murC gene encoding UDP-N-acetylmuramate--L-alanine ligase: MKIHFIGIGGIGISGLAQYMRFKGHEVSGSDISDTKITKKLRSLGIDVTVPHSKDAIKDQDLVIHSAIIRPDNPEILAAKEKGIEVLARREALKQILSDKKVYSVAGAHGKSTTTAILTSIMCGSAIIGAEAKSFGSNVRYNKDSDVMLFEADESDGSFLNSNPHCAIVINAEPEHMEYYDYNYDRFYDSYKTFIKSAPCRVLNAEDPFLSSLTQEIDAAWLYPSKDITNIEYILKDDEPHTRFTLKSLGSFEVWGFGKHIALDASLAILAAHESMDIEEIRENLLRFKGIKKRFDIVGSELNSVIIDDYGHHPTEIKATFNSVKEYAELKGFDKITAIWQPHKYSRTIDNLEEFTKCFEGADELIILPVWSAGEATRDIDFAKEFSKYNLTMADNIKRANNNITVIKDKADLKTIDTGLIIGFGAGDITYQIRGSI; the protein is encoded by the coding sequence ATGAAAATACACTTTATCGGAATAGGCGGTATTGGAATTTCCGGGCTTGCGCAATATATGCGTTTCAAAGGACATGAAGTAAGCGGTTCAGATATTAGTGATACAAAGATAACTAAAAAACTACGTTCACTTGGAATTGATGTAACGGTTCCACATTCTAAAGATGCCATAAAAGACCAAGATTTGGTTATCCACTCTGCAATAATTCGCCCCGATAATCCTGAAATACTAGCTGCTAAAGAAAAAGGCATCGAAGTATTAGCCCGCCGTGAAGCTCTAAAACAAATTTTATCTGATAAAAAAGTTTACTCCGTTGCAGGTGCACACGGTAAAAGTACGACTACAGCTATTTTAACCTCAATTATGTGCGGTTCGGCAATCATAGGAGCTGAAGCAAAATCATTCGGTTCTAACGTTCGTTACAACAAAGACAGCGATGTGATGCTGTTTGAAGCCGATGAAAGTGACGGAAGTTTTTTAAATTCAAATCCTCACTGTGCCATAGTAATAAATGCAGAACCTGAACATATGGAGTATTACGACTACAACTATGACAGGTTTTACGATTCATACAAAACATTTATAAAATCAGCACCTTGCCGTGTTTTAAATGCAGAAGACCCTTTTCTTTCTTCACTAACTCAGGAGATAGATGCAGCTTGGTTGTATCCGAGCAAAGATATAACAAATATCGAATATATATTAAAAGATGATGAACCACACACACGTTTCACTTTAAAATCCCTTGGCTCTTTTGAAGTATGGGGCTTTGGTAAACACATAGCCTTAGATGCATCTCTTGCAATATTAGCTGCACATGAATCTATGGATATAGAAGAGATAAGAGAAAATCTTTTAAGATTTAAAGGTATCAAAAAACGTTTTGACATTGTAGGAAGTGAATTAAACAGCGTAATTATAGACGACTACGGGCATCATCCAACAGAGATAAAAGCTACTTTTAACTCCGTAAAAGAGTATGCAGAACTTAAAGGTTTTGACAAAATAACAGCTATTTGGCAACCGCATAAATACTCACGCACTATAGATAATCTTGAAGAGTTTACTAAGTGTTTCGAAGGTGCGGATGAGCTTATCATTTTACCTGTATGGTCAGCAGGCGAAGCTACCCGCGATATAGACTTTGCAAAAGAATTTTCAAAATACAACCTGACAATGGCGGACAATATCAAACGTGCAAATAATAATATTACGGTTATAAAAGACAAAGCAGATTTAAAAACTATCGATACCGGACTTATAATCGGTTTTGGTGCAGGTGATATAACATACCAGATTAGAGGCAGCATTTAA
- a CDS encoding SIR2 family NAD-dependent protein deacylase, protein MKNKKIVIFSGAGISAESGIKTFRDADGLWENHKIEDICNQYTWEKNYEQVHKFYNQRRTQLSMVEPNLAHEIVAEIKNKYKDDCIVVTQNVDDMFERAGCKNVIHVHGELTKMECMACGEVYDIGYKEFYMDDKCPKCENTHIKPYIVFFGGQAPKYMDMYNAFEYLQNEDSIAVVIGTLGNVIQINANLELMDCKKILNNLEESPYIDDTQFDKVYYENATSAIQKIQTDIEEFWNKG, encoded by the coding sequence ATGAAAAATAAAAAAATCGTTATATTCTCAGGTGCGGGTATAAGTGCCGAGAGTGGAATAAAAACATTCAGAGATGCAGACGGTCTTTGGGAAAACCACAAAATAGAAGATATTTGTAACCAATACACTTGGGAAAAAAACTACGAGCAGGTGCACAAGTTTTATAACCAAAGACGTACGCAGTTAAGCATGGTCGAGCCAAATCTGGCACACGAAATAGTAGCCGAAATAAAAAATAAATATAAAGACGATTGTATAGTTGTTACGCAAAATGTAGATGATATGTTTGAACGTGCCGGATGCAAAAATGTTATCCATGTACACGGTGAACTTACCAAAATGGAGTGTATGGCTTGCGGTGAAGTTTACGATATAGGATATAAAGAGTTTTATATGGATGATAAGTGTCCTAAATGTGAAAACACCCATATTAAGCCGTATATAGTATTTTTTGGAGGTCAGGCTCCTAAGTACATGGATATGTATAATGCATTTGAATATCTTCAAAATGAAGACTCCATAGCGGTAGTTATAGGTACGCTTGGAAACGTTATACAGATAAATGCAAATTTGGAACTTATGGATTGTAAAAAAATACTTAACAACTTAGAAGAATCACCCTATATAGACGATACTCAGTTTGATAAAGTTTATTATGAAAATGCGACATCGGCAATACAAAAAATACAAACCGATATAGAAGAGTTTTGGAACAAGGGATAA
- a CDS encoding succinyldiaminopimelate transaminase, giving the protein MNFEPYPFEKLNNLLQNIIPNKNYEPSVLTIGEPQFETPKFIQDSLSKNSSLLKKYPKTSGETVLRDAQRTFFKTRFGVELNDKQIIPTFGTREVLFNFPQFLLFDKKEPTMAFTNPFYQIYEGAAIASRANVIHINLNESNNFKAQIDEDMLAKCDLVILNFPNNPTSSVLTLDELSQWVKMALKYDFVLLNDECYSEIYTGEKTPSLLEAAINAGNTTFKNTLVINSISKRSSAPGLRSGFIAGDAKILEEYMNYRTYIGCASPLPLQSAAAEAWMDEEHVATSREIYKNNFKLAHEILGIEIPKATFYIWLKVGDAIEFTTKLYKEYNVKVLPGEYLARENSKGENPGIGYVRIALVENEDKTKDALNRIKECLNG; this is encoded by the coding sequence ATGAACTTTGAACCATACCCATTTGAAAAACTAAATAACTTACTACAAAACATTATACCAAATAAAAATTATGAGCCTAGTGTTTTAACTATAGGTGAACCTCAATTTGAAACACCTAAATTTATTCAAGACTCTTTATCAAAAAACTCTTCTTTATTAAAAAAATATCCTAAAACAAGCGGTGAAACCGTTTTAAGAGATGCACAGAGAACTTTTTTTAAAACTAGGTTCGGAGTGGAGTTAAACGATAAGCAGATTATTCCTACTTTTGGAACTCGTGAAGTATTATTTAATTTTCCGCAGTTTTTACTTTTTGATAAAAAAGAGCCTACGATGGCTTTTACGAACCCTTTTTATCAGATTTATGAAGGTGCTGCTATTGCATCTCGTGCAAATGTAATTCATATAAATCTAAATGAATCAAATAACTTTAAAGCCCAAATAGATGAGGATATGCTTGCAAAATGTGATTTGGTAATTTTAAACTTTCCGAATAATCCTACAAGTTCCGTTTTAACTTTGGATGAACTTTCGCAATGGGTAAAGATGGCACTAAAATATGACTTCGTACTTTTAAATGACGAGTGTTATAGCGAAATATATACAGGTGAAAAAACACCTTCTTTACTTGAAGCAGCTATCAATGCAGGAAATACAACTTTTAAAAATACTCTAGTTATTAATTCTATCTCAAAACGCTCATCTGCTCCGGGGCTTAGAAGCGGTTTTATCGCGGGTGATGCAAAAATTTTAGAAGAGTATATGAATTATCGTACATATATAGGTTGTGCATCCCCTCTTCCGCTTCAAAGTGCAGCTGCAGAGGCATGGATGGATGAAGAACATGTAGCAACTTCAAGAGAGATATACAAAAACAACTTCAAACTTGCACATGAGATATTGGGTATAGAGATTCCAAAAGCTACATTTTATATTTGGCTCAAAGTTGGCGATGCTATAGAGTTTACGACAAAACTCTATAAGGAGTATAATGTTAAAGTACTGCCGGGTGAATATCTAGCACGTGAAAATTCAAAAGGTGAAAATCCGGGCATTGGTTATGTCCGTATAGCATTAGTTGAAAATGAAGATAAAACAAAAGATGCATTAAATAGAATTAAGGAATGTTTAAATGGATAG